In the Kribbella sp. NBC_00482 genome, one interval contains:
- a CDS encoding WhiB family transcriptional regulator, producing the protein MDWRHRAVCLDEDPELFFPIGNTGPAIMQIEEAKQVCRRCDVREQCLAWALEAGQDHGVWGGLSEDERRALKRRNARQRIRTA; encoded by the coding sequence ATGGATTGGCGCCACCGGGCCGTATGCCTCGACGAGGACCCGGAACTGTTCTTCCCCATCGGTAACACCGGGCCTGCGATCATGCAGATCGAAGAGGCCAAGCAGGTGTGCCGACGCTGCGACGTGCGTGAGCAGTGCCTGGCGTGGGCTCTCGAAGCCGGCCAGGACCACGGTGTCTGGGGCGGTCTGAGCGAGGACGAGCGTCGCGCTCTCAAGCGCCGCAACGCCCGCCAGCGCATCCGTACCGCCTGA
- a CDS encoding helix-turn-helix domain-containing protein, whose protein sequence is MTEPGAQRGPTALRIVLGAHLRRMREAAGFSRSEAGWEIRSSESKVSRMELGRVGFKERDVDDLLAFYGLDDAEERERLLALAREANNPGWWHRYGDVLPNWFHSYLDLEAAASMIRTYELQFVPGLLQTEDYVRAAVQLGRGLIPADEVERRVALRVGRQAILTDPDPVRLWAVVDESTLHRPIGGTKVLGLQIEHLIEMTHLPNVSLQVMPFTTSSYAGSAGAYSILRFAEHDLPDIVYIEHLSSALYLDKVEDLDLYTETMEALCVAAPPPYKTRDLLSGILKDMGAGPHSFPVP, encoded by the coding sequence GTGACCGAGCCGGGTGCACAGCGCGGGCCGACTGCGCTTCGCATCGTCCTCGGAGCACACTTGCGCCGAATGCGGGAGGCCGCGGGTTTCAGCCGGTCGGAGGCGGGCTGGGAGATCCGTTCCTCGGAGTCCAAGGTGAGCCGGATGGAGCTCGGCCGCGTCGGCTTCAAGGAGCGCGACGTCGACGACCTCCTCGCGTTCTACGGCCTCGACGACGCCGAGGAACGGGAGCGACTGCTCGCGCTGGCCCGCGAGGCGAACAACCCCGGCTGGTGGCACCGGTACGGCGACGTGCTCCCGAACTGGTTCCACTCGTACCTGGATCTCGAGGCGGCTGCCTCGATGATCCGTACCTACGAGCTGCAGTTCGTCCCGGGGCTGCTGCAGACCGAGGACTACGTCCGCGCCGCCGTCCAGCTCGGTCGTGGACTGATTCCCGCCGACGAGGTCGAGCGGCGGGTTGCGCTGAGAGTCGGCCGGCAGGCCATCCTGACCGATCCGGACCCGGTGCGGCTCTGGGCCGTGGTCGACGAGTCGACGCTGCACCGGCCGATCGGTGGAACGAAGGTGCTGGGGCTGCAGATCGAGCATCTGATCGAGATGACCCACCTGCCCAACGTCTCGCTTCAGGTGATGCCGTTCACGACCAGCAGCTACGCCGGGAGTGCCGGGGCCTACAGCATTCTCCGTTTCGCGGAGCACGATCTGCCGGACATCGTCTACATCGAGCACCTCAGCAGCGCGCTCTACCTGGACAAGGTCGAGGATCTCGACCTGTACACAGAGACGATGGAAGCCCTCTGTGTCGCGGCGCCACCGCCGTACAAGACCCGTGACCTGCTCTCCGGCATCCTGAAAGACATGGGCGCAGGCCCGCACTCCTTCCCCGTCCCGTGA
- a CDS encoding SAM-dependent methyltransferase, whose product MANSDAPDAIPSFDTSRPTIARVYDALLGGKDNFAADREGAAMYLQYVPDAGRCATENREALVKGVHYLARAAGIDQFLDIGSGLPTQKNTHEAAQEINAAARVVYVDVDPIVLAHGQALLATNDSTIVVTADLREPQAILDNELIRQHLDFSRPIALMIVGIHMHFHDDEKPDEWVRTLMDALAPGSYLFITDFVDTGEQLQKNMERAGLESLGNGWIRTPERIQQHFLGLPLVPPGLDFLARWFPEDTDTDVPDAAELQPWQRILMAGIAKKG is encoded by the coding sequence ATGGCGAATTCAGACGCTCCGGATGCTATTCCGAGCTTCGACACTTCCCGACCGACCATCGCTCGCGTTTATGACGCTCTGCTCGGCGGCAAGGACAATTTCGCCGCCGACCGCGAAGGGGCGGCCATGTACCTGCAGTACGTGCCGGACGCCGGCCGATGCGCGACCGAGAACCGCGAGGCGCTGGTGAAGGGCGTGCACTACCTCGCCCGTGCAGCGGGGATCGACCAGTTCCTCGACATCGGCAGCGGTCTGCCGACGCAGAAGAACACCCACGAGGCGGCGCAGGAGATCAACGCGGCCGCCAGGGTGGTGTACGTCGACGTCGACCCGATCGTGCTCGCGCACGGCCAGGCCCTGCTGGCCACCAACGACAGCACCATCGTGGTCACCGCCGACCTGCGCGAGCCGCAGGCGATCCTCGACAACGAGCTGATCAGGCAGCACCTGGACTTCAGCCGCCCGATCGCGCTGATGATCGTCGGCATCCACATGCACTTCCACGACGACGAGAAGCCGGACGAGTGGGTCCGTACCCTGATGGACGCGCTCGCACCTGGTAGCTACCTGTTCATCACCGACTTCGTCGACACCGGTGAACAACTGCAGAAGAACATGGAGCGCGCCGGTCTGGAAAGCCTCGGCAACGGCTGGATCCGGACCCCTGAGCGGATCCAGCAGCACTTCCTCGGACTGCCGCTGGTACCTCCGGGTCTGGACTTCCTCGCCCGCTGGTTCCCGGAGGACACGGACACCGACGTTCCGGACGCGGCGGAGCTGCAGCCGTGGCAGCGGATCCTGATGGCAGGCATCGCGAAGAAAGGCTGA
- a CDS encoding sensor histidine kinase, translating into MPSLTDVARNHTTLDQADLDRLQLLVSDWQMLADLSFADLVLWLPDTEGLGFWAGAQMRPTTGPTAYLDDIVGSFIPRGRRHLLDQAYDGGRICREGDPEWRDDVPVRVETIPVRRGSRVIAVIARNTNLLGVRTPSRLEIAYLQSATDLARMITDGIFPYGGERLLSTTPRVGDGCIRVDRHGMVTFASPNALSAYRRMGLVTDLVGSRLKDVTADLLQSGHKVDDVLASVVTGRAAKEIEIENSDATLFLRAIPLRAEGQHVGALILLRDVTELRSRERELVTKEATIREIHHRVKNNLQTVAALLRMQARRITVPEGQVALAEAVRRVGSIAIVHETLSESFDEHVDFDDVADRVGAMVADVSTVATAVETRRSGSFGVLDSEIATPLAMVLTELMQNSVEHAFGARDGGAASGTIELTAERSVGRLHIDVIDDGSGLPANFDSELSGNLGLSIVRTLVIGELDGTLVFGNRHDGRPGAQVTLDIPVKD; encoded by the coding sequence GTGCCGTCTTTGACCGATGTGGCGCGCAACCACACCACGCTCGACCAGGCCGACCTGGATCGCCTGCAGCTGCTCGTCTCCGACTGGCAGATGCTGGCCGACCTGTCGTTCGCCGACCTGGTGCTCTGGCTGCCGGACACCGAAGGGCTGGGGTTCTGGGCCGGGGCGCAGATGCGGCCGACGACCGGGCCCACGGCGTACCTCGACGACATCGTCGGCAGCTTCATCCCGCGCGGCCGCCGGCATCTGCTGGACCAGGCGTACGACGGCGGCCGGATCTGCCGCGAGGGCGACCCGGAATGGCGCGACGACGTACCCGTCCGGGTCGAGACGATCCCGGTACGCCGGGGCTCCCGGGTGATCGCGGTGATCGCACGCAATACCAACCTGCTCGGCGTCCGCACCCCGTCCCGCCTGGAGATCGCGTACCTGCAGAGCGCGACGGACCTGGCCCGGATGATCACCGACGGCATCTTCCCGTACGGCGGGGAACGGCTGCTGTCCACGACGCCAAGGGTCGGTGACGGCTGCATCCGGGTCGATCGGCACGGGATGGTGACGTTCGCGAGCCCGAACGCGTTGTCGGCGTACCGCCGGATGGGCCTCGTCACCGACCTGGTCGGTTCGCGGCTGAAGGACGTGACCGCGGACCTGCTGCAGTCCGGGCACAAGGTCGACGACGTGCTCGCGTCGGTGGTCACCGGGCGCGCGGCGAAGGAGATCGAGATCGAGAACTCCGACGCCACGCTGTTCCTGCGCGCGATCCCGCTGCGGGCCGAAGGGCAGCACGTCGGCGCGCTGATCCTGCTCCGGGACGTGACGGAGCTGCGCAGCAGGGAACGGGAGCTGGTCACCAAGGAGGCGACCATCCGGGAGATTCATCATCGCGTCAAGAACAACTTGCAGACGGTCGCCGCGTTACTGCGGATGCAGGCCCGAAGAATCACCGTCCCGGAAGGACAGGTCGCGCTGGCCGAGGCGGTACGGCGGGTCGGGTCGATCGCGATCGTCCACGAGACGCTGTCGGAGTCGTTCGACGAGCACGTGGACTTCGACGACGTGGCCGACCGGGTCGGCGCGATGGTCGCGGACGTGTCGACAGTGGCGACAGCGGTGGAGACGCGGCGCAGCGGGTCGTTCGGCGTACTGGACTCCGAGATCGCGACCCCGCTGGCGATGGTGCTGACCGAACTGATGCAGAACTCGGTGGAGCACGCGTTCGGGGCCCGGGACGGGGGAGCGGCGAGCGGCACGATCGAGCTCACCGCCGAACGTTCCGTCGGCCGGCTGCACATCGACGTGATCGACGACGGTTCGGGACTGCCGGCGAACTTCGACTCCGAACTGTCCGGAAATCTGGGCCTGTCCATCGTCCGCACCCTGGTCATCGGGGAGCTGGACGGAACCCTGGTCTTCGGCAACCGTCACGACGGTCGACCCGGCGCTCAGGTCACCCTGGACATCCCGGTCAAGGACTGA
- a CDS encoding DUF2785 domain-containing protein — protein MESTYWQDVMTADYAVPHDRPLTELTEELVRGLASTNPQVRDALAYPTLATWLERGVYDDLLPGFGDGLCAGLNYGLGEDGTDTVFRRSFTALTLAEVIHRDNAEFLVHDEVVMRWGDRLATWLLRERDLRGYVADCGWAHAVAHGADAIGALARSRHCDAGVLRALLDVLADRIVKDTPYRWVHEEHDRVAHAVMTILHRNMLTSDELERWLKPIAATAAEQPLMHETLPEWPTPNVFNARGVLHVLLSQLAIGVKGFPIPGDDDLFGRPIEARADMLLMLTEAVQSSQPYIYRPATSSS, from the coding sequence GTGGAGTCGACGTACTGGCAGGACGTGATGACCGCGGACTACGCGGTACCGCACGACCGTCCGCTGACCGAACTCACCGAGGAGCTCGTGCGCGGCCTGGCGAGCACCAACCCGCAGGTCCGTGACGCCCTGGCCTACCCGACGCTCGCCACCTGGCTGGAGCGCGGGGTGTACGACGACCTGCTTCCGGGGTTCGGGGACGGCCTCTGCGCCGGGCTGAACTACGGCCTCGGTGAGGACGGCACCGACACGGTCTTCCGGCGCTCGTTCACGGCGCTCACGCTGGCGGAGGTGATCCACCGCGACAACGCCGAGTTCCTCGTGCACGACGAGGTGGTGATGCGCTGGGGCGACCGGCTGGCGACCTGGCTGCTGCGCGAACGCGACCTGCGCGGGTACGTCGCGGACTGCGGCTGGGCGCATGCCGTTGCCCACGGCGCCGACGCGATCGGGGCGCTGGCAAGGTCCCGGCACTGCGACGCGGGCGTCCTGCGGGCGCTGCTCGACGTCCTCGCGGACCGGATCGTCAAGGACACGCCGTATCGCTGGGTGCACGAGGAGCACGACCGGGTCGCGCACGCGGTGATGACGATCCTGCACCGGAACATGCTGACCAGCGACGAACTCGAGCGCTGGCTGAAGCCGATCGCGGCGACCGCGGCCGAGCAGCCGTTGATGCACGAGACCCTGCCGGAGTGGCCGACGCCGAACGTGTTCAACGCCCGCGGCGTCCTGCACGTCCTGCTCAGCCAGCTCGCGATCGGCGTGAAGGGCTTCCCGATCCCGGGCGACGACGACCTCTTCGGCCGCCCGATCGAGGCGCGTGCCGACATGCTGCTGATGCTGACCGAAGCGGTCCAGTCCTCACAGCCGTACATCTACCGGCCTGCAACTAGTTCTTCCTAA
- a CDS encoding endonuclease/exonuclease/phosphatase family protein, producing the protein MDNEKAWFVRRVVLSVLFLVVVAVPLYPELFGLDEVTPFAQLVAFRPQGLVVVLALALGMLVRRGWRIAAALIAVLALVGAALTAPRQFSDARPAPAGARVLTIMVANVLGGGARAADVAQVIRDRRPDLVSLPEAQVDVREEIRAQLQDQQYKGFTAQPSRAPESATSVLVSSSLGDVAFASEAGTSFGNIVVTGGNLGAVRLVAYHGFPPLPDSVTTWKTDLQAVRRWCAQDPPTVVAGDFNATLDHADFRHALGGYCRSVGPSVGGGLHGTWPADQPAVLRTQIDHVVVSRQFEPGRFTTYPIEGTDHRAVVATAAVVP; encoded by the coding sequence ATGGATAACGAAAAGGCATGGTTCGTACGGCGCGTCGTGCTGTCCGTACTGTTCCTCGTCGTCGTTGCCGTCCCGCTCTATCCGGAGCTCTTCGGCCTGGACGAGGTGACGCCGTTCGCGCAGCTCGTCGCGTTCCGTCCGCAGGGCCTGGTCGTCGTCCTGGCGCTGGCCCTGGGGATGCTGGTACGACGGGGTTGGCGGATCGCCGCTGCACTGATCGCCGTACTGGCGCTGGTCGGCGCAGCGCTGACCGCACCGCGGCAGTTCTCCGACGCGCGGCCGGCGCCGGCCGGGGCGCGGGTGCTGACGATCATGGTCGCCAACGTGCTGGGCGGCGGTGCTCGCGCCGCGGACGTCGCGCAGGTGATCCGGGACCGCAGACCCGACCTGGTGTCGTTGCCGGAGGCACAGGTCGACGTGCGTGAGGAGATCCGGGCGCAGCTGCAGGACCAGCAGTACAAGGGATTCACGGCCCAGCCGAGCCGGGCGCCCGAGAGCGCCACGAGTGTGCTCGTCTCCTCGTCACTGGGCGACGTCGCGTTCGCGTCCGAGGCCGGAACGAGCTTCGGCAACATCGTCGTGACGGGCGGCAACCTCGGCGCGGTCCGGCTGGTCGCGTACCACGGCTTCCCGCCGCTGCCGGACTCGGTCACCACCTGGAAGACCGACCTGCAGGCGGTACGGCGATGGTGTGCACAGGATCCGCCGACGGTCGTCGCGGGCGACTTCAACGCGACCCTCGACCACGCGGACTTCCGGCACGCGCTGGGCGGCTACTGCCGCAGCGTCGGCCCGTCCGTGGGCGGCGGGTTGCACGGCACCTGGCCCGCGGATCAGCCGGCCGTACTGCGGACGCAGATCGACCACGTCGTGGTGTCGCGGCAGTTCGAGCCCGGCCGGTTCACGACGTACCCGATCGAGGGAACCGACCACCGCGCCGTCGTGGCGACGGCCGCCGTCGTGCCTTAG
- a CDS encoding DUF3311 domain-containing protein: MSRLSAVKPAYWISGVLLAVAVVVPLLVPTYAKVDPHLWGFPFFYWYQLMWVFLSAILVSISYKLLRTEERRRRAAQGLGDPDAPDAPSGAAKEGDQ, from the coding sequence GTGTCCCGATTGTCCGCGGTCAAACCCGCGTACTGGATCTCCGGTGTGCTTCTGGCGGTAGCTGTCGTCGTACCGCTGCTGGTGCCGACATACGCCAAGGTGGACCCGCACCTGTGGGGTTTCCCGTTCTTCTACTGGTATCAGCTGATGTGGGTCTTCCTCTCCGCGATCCTGGTCAGCATCAGTTACAAGCTGCTCCGCACCGAGGAGCGCAGGCGGCGGGCGGCTCAGGGACTTGGTGACCCTGACGCTCCCGACGCCCCTTCCGGTGCG